A stretch of DNA from Candidatus Thermoplasmatota archaeon:
TGAAAAATTAATTTAATAAAATATGTATACTAATGGTTGGTAAGTATGACCAAAAAAATAATGGTGGTAGATGACGACCCAAGTATTATTTATACTGTTAAACATGGTTTAGAGGCATTGGATCCTGATTTTAGTATTATTGGTGCGAATAGTGGAGAGCAATGCCTTAAATTATTGACTAGTGAGATCCCAGATGTTATCTTACTTGATATTATGATGCCTGGTATGACAGGTTGGGAGACTATAAATAAGATTAAACAGAATGATTCGTGGAAAACCATTCCAATAATTTTGCTAACTGCTAGAACAGATAGAATAGCTAAGGATGCTGGTGCTTTTTTAGCTGATGATTATATAGAGAAACCTTTTCAGATACAGGACATCAAACAGAGGATTGATAAGGTTCTGACATCAAAATCTAGTAAGAAAAACTTGTTTGATATCTGATCAGCTTTTTTTATACGCCTTCTACGTAGTAGCTTTCTTTATCATATGAGATGGTCATTTCTTCTTTGATTAACTCCCCAAGTCTTTTTATCCCCTCTCTTATAATATCGTCTTCTGAGTAAGAGAAATTAAGCCTCATTGAGTTGTAGTTGCTCCCATCTGGGTAGAATGCATCCCCAACTACGTATGCGACTTTTTTTGCTATCGCTCTTCTAAACATAAGTCGTGTGTTTAGATGTTTTGGTAGGGTTACCCAGAGGAACATGCCACCATGTGGTACAGTCCATTTTACTTCTTTTGGGAAGTATTTTTCTAGTGCTTCTATTATGACGTCTCTTTTGTGTTTGTAAAGTTTTTTTATTTGTTCGATTTGCTTGTCCAAGTAACCACCTTTTATGTACTCATATGCTACGTATTGTGAGAACACGTTTGAGCATAGGTCTGTGGATTGTTTTGTTAGAGCGAATTTGTTTATGATTTCCTCTGATGCTATCACCCAGGCTAGTCTTAAACCCGGGGCTAGAATTTTTGAGAAGGTA
This window harbors:
- a CDS encoding response regulator, yielding MTKKIMVVDDDPSIIYTVKHGLEALDPDFSIIGANSGEQCLKLLTSEIPDVILLDIMMPGMTGWETINKIKQNDSWKTIPIILLTARTDRIAKDAGAFLADDYIEKPFQIQDIKQRIDKVLTSKSSKKNLFDI